One region of Salvia miltiorrhiza cultivar Shanhuang (shh) chromosome 3, IMPLAD_Smil_shh, whole genome shotgun sequence genomic DNA includes:
- the LOC131017568 gene encoding F-box/kelch-repeat protein At3g06240-like, with protein MEIGKSRRKSLHLPEETIEEILSRLAVNSVLKFRCVSKSWGSLIDSERFIKTHHQNSIKNPSFPQQRLILKNYFFEHFDDWPPQCCSLLSVMSEPANTISLSPLAVPTNTTLMRFLILGCYNGLLCILEQPSGIYSWNPSTGFSRNLPEQPCRIHLWNPSTGISKKLPEISNVCYVHNFGFGWVESSGEYKVFVSVANLDNYERKWVGKVYSSKTKSWKTIERCEEYAYTYPCKEGMFAGGKLYWTNNNGYKEDIIFLDLKSEVFGRIKLPFDHEFCVEEPWFVGVLGGCLCALDYVGTDVVQVWVMKKSWEKVVTLSHLLELLQPPPLVVGLKGEILVNCGFILLVFDRQDNVFRCPEVCRRYSSTLVYVESLVSPEDL; from the coding sequence ATGGAGATCGGAAAAAGTAGACGAAAATCTCTCCATCTTCCCGAAGAAACCATTGAAGAAATACTATCCAGACTTGCGGTGAATTCAGTTTTGAAGTTCAGGTGCGTTTCGAAATCATGGGGCTCTTTAATTGATAGCGAACGTTTCATCAAAACCCATCatcaaaattcaattaaaaaccCATCTTTCCCCCAACAAAGGCTCATTTTAAAGAACTATTTTTTTGAACATTTTGATGATTGGCCTCCGCAATGTTGTTCTCTGCTGTCGGTTATGAGTGAGCCAGCAAATACTATCTCTTTATCTCCTTTAGCTGTTCCAACGAATACTACATTGATGCGATTTTTAATATTGGGGTGCTATAACGGGCTTCTCTGCATTCTCGAGCAACCAAGTGGAATTTACTCGTGGAACCCATCCACTGGATTCTCCAGGAATCTGCCAGAGCAACCATGTAGAATTCACCTGTGGAATCCATCCACTGGAATCTCCAAGAAATTGCCAGAAATTTCTAATGTCTGCTATGTTCATAATTTTGGATTCGGTTGGGTTGAATCGAGTGGTGAGTACAAGGTGTTTGTGAGTGTGGCTAATCTTGATAATTACGAGAGGAAGTGGGTTGGTAAAGTTTATAGTTCAAAGacaaaatcatggaaaacaaTAGAGCGCTGCGAGGAATATGCATATACATATCCTTGCAAAGAAGGGATGTTTGCAGGTGGGAAGCTCTACTGGACGAATAATAATGGATATAAAGAAGATATTATTTTCTTGGACTTGAAGAGTGAGGTGTTTGGAAGGATTAAGCTTCCCTTTGATCACGAGTTTTGCGTGGAAGAGCCCTGGTTTGTGGGTGTGCTTGGTGGTTGCCTTTGCGCGCTAGATTATGTTGGAACAGACGTCGTTCAAGTTTGGGTTATGAAGAAGTCTTGGGAGAAAGTGGTGACTCTTTCTCATCTTCTTGAGCTTCTTCAACCACCACCATTGGTGGTGGGTCTAAAGGGAGAGATTTTGGTAAATTGTGGATTCATTTTGTTGGTTTTTGATCGTCAGGATAATGTGTTCCGTTGTCCCGAGGTTTGTCGTCGTTACAGTTCAACTCTTGTCTATGTTGAAAGTTTAGTCTCGCCAGAAGATTTATGA
- the LOC131017540 gene encoding putative disease resistance protein At1g59780, with protein sequence MVQKCGYLPLAISLLSGVLRMKNSMKEWELVNEDIKEFIYRGESEIDGVLNLSYESLPYYLKSCFLYMGIFQEDEDIDVDDLYPMWIAQGMISYENIGDKDKTLYEIAELYLGELASRSIVQVEIYDGVTPRRKYETCKLHDVVRELCLKLGRSEDFGTQSLEYQSGKVSSHRKIRHLAIHFRKEVQVEPDELTLTWGEDSNEHLRSLQMFSHINSGVVEFPPQGIVDFHKFKLLRDLVMVGFKFEGRKLSKGIASLVHLKRLYLKRCDFDKLPSSIRNLVYMDTLDLTYSMNIEVPNVFKEMLRLKHLFLPNYDEESIGSYRLTLDEGVIELETLCHLDSRVHDLKCMNRMKNLRTFSTKIYDNESLSAIIDGIALMEKLLVCFVEIKKGCELGTNEGMLTLKKVIKCRNLRELWIEVKLGKALAECGSDFISSKLITLVLSECEIEDDPMGILGKLPCLIYLYLWRKSFVGKEMTCPSNSFPCLKELVLSQLPKLREWRVEAGAMPLLYELKIYDCSSLKMLPDGLSGISTLRKLKITRMVEMGKRALASGEDFHKVSHAPSIIIQNYW encoded by the coding sequence ATGGTGCAAAAATGTGGGTATTTGCCGTTGGCAATTTCTTTACTTAGTGGGGTCTTGAGAATGAAAAATTCGATGAAGGAGTGGGAGTtagtaaatgaggatatcaaaGAATTCATATATAGAGGTGAAAGTGAGATTGATGGAGTGTTAAATTTAAGCTATGAAAGTCTACCCTATTATTTGAAGTCTTGCTTTCTCTATATGGGTATATTTCAAGAGGATGAAGATATAGATGTTGACGATCTATATCCGATGTGGATAGCACAAGGCATGATTTCATATGAGAATATTGGAGACAAGGACAAAACGTTATATGAAATCGCGGAGCTCTACTTGGGTGAGTTGGCCTCCAGGTCCATCGTCCAAGTCGAAATTTACGATGGTGTCACACCTAGAAGAAAATATGAGACATGCAAACTTCATGATGTAGTAAGAGAACTATGTTTGAAATTGGGGAGAAGTGAGGATTTTGGAACGCAGAGTTTGGAGTATCAAAGTGGGAAAGTTTCCTCGCATAGGAAAATACGGCATTTGGCTATACATTTCAGGAAGGAAGTTCAAGTAGAACCTGACGAGCTTACACTCACTTGGGGAGAAGATAGTAACGAACATTTAAGGTCTCTTCAAATGTTCAGTCACATAAATTCGGGTGTTGTTGAGTTTCCCCCGCAAGGTATCGTTGATTTTCATAAATTCAAATTGCTGAGAGATCTAGTTATGGTGGGATTCAAATTTGAAGGAAGAAAGTTATCGAAAGGAATCGCTAGTCTTGTTCACCTTAAACGTTTGTATTTAAAAAGATGTGATTTTGATAAGCTACCATCGTCCATAAGGAATTTGGTATACATGGATACCCTTGATTTAACTTATTCGATGAATATTGAAGTCCCAAATGTTTTTAAGGAGATGCTACGTTTAAAACACTTGTTTCTTCCGAATTATGATGAGGAAAGTATTGGAAGTTATCGATTGACATTGGACGAGGGAGTGATTGAGTTGGAGACCCTGTGTCATTTGGATAGTAGAGTGCATGACTTAAAATGTATGAACAGAATGAAGAATCTGCGAACTTTCTCAACAAAAATATACGACAACGAAAGCTTGTCAGCCATCATTGACGGCATTGCTCTCATGGAAAAGTTACTGGTTTGTTTTGTTGAAATAAAAAAGGGTTGCGAGTTAGGAACAAATGAGGGAATGTTAACGCTGAAGAAGGTAATCAAATGTCGCAATCTTCGTGAGTTGTGGATTGAAGTTAAGTTAGGGAAGGCGCTGGCAGAGTGCGGGAGTGACTTCATCAGTTCAAAACTTATAACTTTGGTCCTGTCAGAATGTGAGATTGAGGATGATCCAATGGGGATACTGGGGAAGCTTCCTTGCTtgatatatttgtatttatggAGGAAATCATTTGTGGGGAAGGAGATGACGTGTCCATCAAACAGTTTTCCTTGTCTCAAGGAGCTTGTGCTATCTCAATTACCAAAGTTGAGGGAGTGGAGAGTGGAGGCAGGAGCCATGCCCCTTCTCTATGAATTGAAGATCTATGATTGTTCTAGTCTGAAGATGCTTCCAGATGGTTTGAGTGGCATTTCTACTCTTCGGAAACTGAAGATTACTCGAATGGTGGAAATGGGGAAGAGGGCATTGGCATCAGGAGAGGATTTCCACAAAGTCAGCCATGCCCCTTCAATTATCATCCAAAACTATTGGTGA